In one Saccharibacillus brassicae genomic region, the following are encoded:
- a CDS encoding ArsR/SmtB family transcription factor, translated as MTLPDFTGNDLQKFDEPANLLKALSHPVRLCIVRGLMRKKKCNVSYMQECLGIPQSTVSQHLQKLRGAGIVSTERSGLEMNYVLADRRIEEIVKALFGEEECES; from the coding sequence ATGACCCTTCCCGACTTCACCGGGAACGACCTGCAAAAATTCGACGAGCCGGCCAATCTGCTGAAAGCTCTGTCCCATCCGGTGCGGCTGTGCATCGTACGCGGACTCATGCGCAAAAAGAAATGCAATGTGTCGTACATGCAGGAATGCCTCGGCATCCCGCAGTCGACCGTCTCGCAGCATCTGCAAAAGCTGCGCGGCGCGGGCATCGTCTCGACCGAACGCAGCGGGCTGGAAATGAATTACGTGTTGGCGGATCGACGGATCGAAGAAATCGTAAAAGCGTTATTCGGAGAGGAAGAGTGCGAATCGTGA
- a CDS encoding FAD-dependent oxidoreductase, with the protein MSKKVLIVGGVAGGASAAARLRRLDEHADIILFEKGPYISFANCGLPYYIGGAINDRERLLVQTPKGMADRFRIDVRTRSEVISIDPQRRTVQVQSGERGLYEESYDELILSPGARPVVPDVPGADHPLIHTVRNIPDIDRIKEQVSPGGGKSAIVIGGGFIGVEMAENLKEAGLDVTLVEGNAQLLAPFDPELAAILAQEMEQRGVRLLFSQRVQGFRSVGAGIGVELPGNRVLTADLVILAIGVKPDTAFLAASGLELGPRGHIVVNEALETSAPHVYAVGDAIEVADYVHGTRTAVPLAGPANKQGRIAADRIAGLNSTYRGTMGTAVIKVFDLTGASVGSSEKTLKRLGVPYRSVIVHPSSHASYYPGSSAITLKLLFAPEGKVLGAQAVGYAGVEKRIDDIAVAIHFGGQVQDLTELELSYAPPFSSAKDPVNMAGYAADNILSGRVRSFSYDQLADRRPERSVLLDVRSELEHAGGHIPGSISIPVDELRDRLGELDPALEVWVYCQVGLRGYTASQILRQHGFDARNLSGGYKTYRQAAFRPRELPFDPDSDPNSDPGSGFGSDREPDSDPDRSSGSHSGSESDSDSGFDRSPDGDRTSAPAGQAAEASAAPDAGMLPQETRPLAVDRELDARGLSCPGPLMQVKQAMDQLADGQTLRVRASDPGFYEDIRAWADMTASSLLRLERGAGGVIEATLAKRAAAPDPAAPHTPAVAEPASTMVVFSGELDKAIASFIIANGAAASGRKVTMFFTFWGLNVIRKPERQTVKKTTMGRLFDLMLPRSSRKLGLSRMNMLGAGPRMIRGLMKNHNVDSLESLIQSAADQGVEMVACQMSMDLMGIRREELMDHVQSGGVGHYLGRAAQANHNLFV; encoded by the coding sequence GTGAGCAAAAAAGTATTGATCGTCGGCGGCGTGGCGGGAGGAGCTTCGGCGGCTGCGCGGCTGCGGCGCCTGGACGAACACGCAGACATTATCCTGTTCGAAAAAGGCCCTTATATCTCGTTCGCCAACTGCGGCCTGCCTTATTACATCGGCGGAGCCATAAACGATCGCGAACGGCTGCTCGTGCAGACGCCCAAAGGAATGGCCGACCGCTTCCGCATCGACGTGCGCACGAGAAGCGAAGTGATCTCGATCGATCCGCAGCGCCGCACCGTGCAGGTGCAAAGCGGAGAACGCGGCCTGTACGAGGAAAGCTACGACGAGCTGATTCTGTCGCCGGGCGCCCGCCCGGTCGTGCCGGACGTGCCGGGCGCCGACCATCCGCTGATCCACACGGTGCGCAATATTCCGGATATCGACCGGATCAAAGAACAAGTATCGCCGGGCGGCGGCAAATCCGCTATCGTGATCGGAGGCGGATTCATCGGGGTCGAAATGGCGGAGAACCTCAAGGAAGCCGGTCTGGACGTCACGCTGGTCGAAGGCAATGCGCAGCTGCTCGCGCCGTTCGATCCCGAACTCGCCGCGATTCTGGCGCAGGAGATGGAGCAGCGCGGCGTTCGGCTGCTGTTCTCGCAGCGCGTGCAGGGCTTTCGCTCCGTCGGCGCCGGAATCGGCGTCGAGCTGCCCGGCAATCGCGTGCTGACCGCCGATCTCGTCATTCTGGCGATCGGGGTGAAGCCGGATACGGCTTTTCTCGCGGCAAGCGGCCTCGAACTCGGCCCGCGCGGACATATCGTCGTCAACGAGGCGCTGGAGACGAGCGCTCCGCACGTGTACGCGGTCGGCGACGCGATCGAAGTCGCCGATTACGTGCACGGCACCCGGACCGCGGTGCCGCTGGCCGGCCCGGCCAACAAGCAGGGCCGCATCGCGGCGGACCGGATCGCCGGCCTGAACTCGACGTACCGCGGCACGATGGGCACCGCCGTCATCAAAGTGTTCGACCTGACGGGCGCTTCCGTCGGCAGCAGCGAGAAGACGCTCAAGCGTCTCGGCGTCCCTTACCGCAGCGTCATCGTGCATCCTTCGTCGCACGCTTCCTATTATCCGGGCTCCAGCGCGATCACGCTGAAGCTGCTGTTCGCGCCGGAAGGCAAAGTGCTCGGCGCCCAGGCTGTCGGCTACGCAGGCGTGGAGAAACGGATCGACGATATCGCTGTCGCGATCCATTTCGGCGGGCAGGTGCAGGATCTGACCGAACTGGAGCTGAGCTACGCGCCGCCGTTCTCTTCCGCCAAAGATCCGGTGAATATGGCCGGCTACGCGGCGGACAATATTCTCTCCGGCCGGGTCCGGTCGTTCTCCTACGACCAACTGGCCGACCGCCGGCCGGAACGCTCCGTGCTGCTCGACGTGCGCAGCGAACTGGAACATGCCGGCGGGCATATTCCCGGCTCGATCTCTATCCCGGTCGACGAGCTGCGCGACCGGCTCGGCGAACTGGACCCGGCCCTGGAAGTCTGGGTCTACTGCCAGGTCGGGCTGCGCGGGTATACCGCGTCCCAAATCCTGCGCCAGCACGGCTTCGACGCGCGGAATCTCAGCGGCGGCTACAAGACGTACCGGCAGGCCGCGTTCCGGCCGCGGGAGCTGCCGTTCGATCCCGATTCCGATCCCAATTCCGATCCCGGTTCGGGCTTCGGTTCCGATCGCGAGCCCGATTCCGATCCCGATCGCAGCTCCGGTTCCCACTCCGGCTCCGAATCCGATTCGGACTCCGGCTTCGACCGCAGCCCGGATGGCGACCGCACCTCCGCCCCCGCTGGCCAGGCAGCCGAAGCGTCCGCAGCCCCGGATGCCGGGATGCTTCCGCAGGAGACGCGGCCGCTTGCGGTCGACCGCGAGCTGGATGCCCGCGGCTTGAGCTGCCCCGGTCCGCTCATGCAGGTCAAGCAGGCGATGGATCAGCTCGCGGACGGGCAGACGCTGCGCGTGCGCGCGTCCGATCCCGGCTTCTACGAAGACATCCGCGCCTGGGCCGATATGACCGCGTCTTCGCTGCTGCGGCTCGAACGCGGAGCCGGCGGCGTCATCGAAGCGACGCTCGCCAAGCGCGCAGCCGCGCCGGACCCCGCTGCGCCGCATACGCCGGCCGTGGCCGAACCGGCCAGCACGATGGTCGTGTTCAGCGGAGAGCTGGACAAAGCGATCGCGTCCTTCATCATCGCCAACGGCGCGGCGGCCAGCGGACGCAAAGTGACGATGTTCTTCACGTTCTGGGGACTGAACGTGATTCGCAAGCCCGAACGCCAAACCGTCAAGAAGACGACGATGGGCCGCCTGTTCGATCTTATGCTGCCCCGCAGCAGCCGC